One Methanocaldococcus villosus KIN24-T80 genomic window carries:
- the rpoE gene encoding DNA-directed RNA polymerase has protein sequence MYKILEIMDVVRVPPDEFGKDLKDTIKKILIEKYEGRLDKDIGFILAITDVKKIGEGKVVHGDGSAYHPVIFETLVYMPEMYELIEGEAVDVVEFGCFVRLGPLDGLIHVSQIMDDYVVYDPKRQAIIGKETGKVLEIGDYVRARIVAISLKSERKRGSKIALTMRQPYLGKIEWIEEEKKKGENK, from the coding sequence GTGTATAAAATTTTAGAAATTATGGATGTTGTAAGAGTTCCTCCTGATGAGTTTGGGAAAGATCTTAAAGATACAATAAAAAAGATATTGATTGAAAAATATGAAGGGAGATTAGATAAAGATATTGGCTTCATATTAGCTATAACAGATGTAAAAAAGATTGGAGAAGGAAAAGTAGTTCATGGAGATGGATCTGCATATCATCCTGTTATATTTGAAACCTTGGTATATATGCCAGAAATGTATGAACTAATTGAAGGAGAGGCTGTAGATGTTGTAGAATTTGGATGTTTTGTTAGATTAGGTCCATTAGATGGATTAATTCATGTCTCACAAATTATGGATGATTATGTAGTTTATGATCCTAAAAGACAGGCAATAATAGGAAAAGAAACAGGAAAAGTTTTAGAAATAGGGGATTATGTCAGAGCAAGAATTGTAGCTATAAGTTTAAAATCTGAAAGAAAAAGAGGTAGTAAGATAGCACTTACAATGAGACAGCCATATTTAGGGAAGATAGAGTGGATTGAGGAAGAGAAGAAAAAAGGTGAAAATAAATGA